In Candidatus Nitronauta litoralis, one DNA window encodes the following:
- a CDS encoding trypsin-like peptidase domain-containing protein encodes MNMHKVIGIVLITGVLISIMIWSTPVARLGSGFIVGDAQYILTYYDLVKESENIQIKFPNEDNIAAKPIYKNKTDNLVILKLVQPPKVKREPLFFQKENRNIKESYVFSLGYPWTNTLEDKHIMLEGNLIMAIENETGLMKIDIQMDPIHSGSPLFNGKGEVVGMVISAETLEDRGNYSENPHPAIPSAVLIDLMNKNDIPFEGKSKTTLNISAMDEYIEMIRNNVVLIEAR; translated from the coding sequence GTGAACATGCATAAAGTGATCGGAATAGTCCTGATAACAGGAGTACTGATAAGTATTATGATTTGGAGTACACCGGTTGCGCGGCTGGGTTCCGGTTTTATTGTGGGAGACGCGCAGTATATCCTCACCTACTATGATCTCGTGAAGGAATCTGAGAATATTCAAATCAAGTTTCCAAATGAAGATAATATTGCCGCCAAACCGATTTATAAAAATAAAACCGACAATCTGGTAATTCTGAAACTGGTGCAACCTCCCAAGGTAAAAAGGGAGCCCTTATTCTTTCAAAAAGAAAATAGGAACATTAAGGAAAGTTATGTTTTTTCTCTCGGTTATCCCTGGACGAACACCCTTGAAGACAAACATATTATGCTCGAAGGCAACCTTATAATGGCCATTGAAAACGAGACCGGGCTAATGAAAATCGATATTCAGATGGACCCGATCCACAGTGGCAGTCCATTGTTTAACGGGAAAGGTGAGGTTGTTGGAATGGTGATATCTGCTGAGACACTGGAAGATCGCGGCAATTATTCCGAAAACCCACACCCGGCGATTCCCTCTGCGGTATTGATCGATTTGATGAATAAAAACGATATACCATTTGAGGGTAAATCCAAAACAACATTGAATATATCCGCCATGGATGAATATATAGAAATGATAAGAAACAACGTTGTCCTGATAGAGGCGAGATAA